The Solanum pennellii chromosome 11, SPENNV200 sequence ACCTTCTTCGCCTTTTAGCAAGGATATTAGTAGAGTCTACCTGCCAAGCTCACTGCCATGTACACTTATATTTCCTTAGCTTCAATCTCCTTTTAAATACAAGTAACATGACATTAAAAAAGCACTTCCCAAGATTGAATTTTGGTGGAAGGGATTGATAGATTACTCCTTCATTATACCCCACTAATAAAATGACATGGTGGTAAGCAATGACACATGCCTTATCCTCTAAGTATTTAATCTGTTTGGACTCTTCTGTATGTAGTCAAAAGAGATCAATAATAACATACAGTAGATTGTTTTTACATTTCAGCAATCTGAGATAACATCCAATCTGAAATTGTAGACATCCAAAAGAGACATCATGTAATGAATCtgccccaaccaaacatgaaactTAGTGCAATTCacaaagcaaagactactgcacaCTGAATAGAAAAGAATTTACCATTTAAACCACAGTTGGCCTTTCAGGTTTTAACCAAATGTGTGATCAGCCACACTGAACCACAACACTTGTCTTGTCCTCTTATTATGGCTTTATACTAACACTGCATTCATTTGGGAATTCAGATTCATCCAGCCAACACCAAATAGTTCACAATTCAGCTGTAACTAATTGATTGACACAGCTAACAGCAATGTGAAGTATACAAGCACAGTAAGAATTATACATACcagaacaaaacaaaaatcaacTAACAAATCCTATCACTGATGCAAATTAGCATAAAAATCAGAACTTTCATTATAAAAAGCGGAATCCTAACCGGAAAGACGCTCTCGAGGGTTTTGTAAAGCCTCACGGAGAAACTGATCCACAGTGTTAACAACATCCTCCGACACACTCCCTGAAACAGCAGCTGAACCAGCACCAGCCAAAGCCGATGAATCAGGCAGCTCAGATTGATTATTATTcacagaagaagatgaagaatcaGAATCCTTCTTCGAAGAAGAAAGTATAAGCCGTCTCATACTAGCATCCAAGTCAGCCACCTCCCATGACTCCGGTGGGGCTCCGAGATCATCAGCAACAGACACAGAGCCCTCCATGGGTTCAATTTTTTagcccaacaaaaaaaaaaccaaaaaaaatcaaaaaaaaaactaggatTTAGACATTAAAGGAATCATCAAATCCAGCTGTAAATCAAGATTACAGAGAAGCTAGATTCGAAGATTTCGAAAATTTTCATAGAGATTGAGAGAATctaaaagaggagaaaaacggTTCTAGGGTTTCGAGAGAATGTGAGAGACGGGATAGAGAAAAGAGGGGTTTgacaatattataattttgcTTTGCTTCGAGGGCATGCATAGTACTAATGTCACGTATATAATCggataagaaataaattatttatacgtAACgagtttgaatttttataaaatttatactttatattatcatatttgttaaacgtatcaaaaataatttacaatCTATGGTTAATACTAGGGGCGGAACCAATCTCATGTTAGGGGTTCATCGGAGTTTTCCTTGacgaaaaatataatattatttatatatggcaaaaattatttttatatacatataatatatgttgAATTTCCTTTGGTTAGTTTGTGTATTTagttcttcatatttttaatcatttattaaaaattttaacttgatCTTGGTTAATACTTATACAAGCTATGACAAAATTTACGTATTATTCTAtgtaaattaagaaataaaataattatacatgaataactaatttcgatataaaataataaaagatttacTTATAATAATTCTACATCACTAGTATATGCATAACACTAATTAAGTACCAAAaaaatttttatcatgtttttattagttatatttaaaatcttttttgataattttttaattttaatgtttaccttatatatatgtaaaaacataaaataaaacatattttgatgttatttattttcaatttaaaactataatatttgcaagaaagaaatcaacttttaaaaatttaatatcaaaatcgaACCAATTAAAATAtgctatttttgaaaaatgtaatatTTGTGGATAGAATCGGACTCGATATTctatacacaattttttttaaacaataaataaaataatgtggaTGTGGCAGTGACATGTCATTAAAGAGGATACACAATTCGACAGGTggcatatttttttaagaatatatatattctaacAAGTAAGACTATTATTttgcatgaaaaataaaataaaattaggagGTTGaattaattttctctttcattctttaaatttttaatttgacatttgatatttatagtaaaattttgacacataaaataatgatttttgcTACTAATTTTGACACATATTCTTTTCTTCcttcataatttttataattaatgtcatgtttattattaactttttttatgcttctaaaaatttatattgtgtATATTTGAATATACTTAATTAgaagagtaaaaaaaatttcatgtctTGTCTCTCTATTTTAATCAGTCTcttcttataatatttttagtctTAATTTTTTACTATGATACGTTATTAATAAGAGTTATTcattcttcataaaaaaattaatgatactttttttgacttttaccgttattcttttttatgattttttgatTATAAGCTATTACTATCACATATTGTTTCTATTTATCATTGATACCTCACGTAACTACATAATaatgttcttcaatttgattATTGCAGacatttttattcttcaatttcgAATGTACAGTCTTTCGGGATGGCTCGATTGATTTGAAGAATGGTTATCCATACGAATAACCCGAAATCGATCTTTTATAGTATCTTCAGAACTAAATTTGTCGAATCCCGAAAAATAGAGCATATAGCATACAAAACTATCATGTACAATGCCGCGTAGACTGAATTATGTCTACTTTGTttgctatgtttttttttctttttcacataTTGGTTACTTAAGGTACTATTTCGAACTTATCTTCATATTTGAAGGACCATATTTGTGATTTTCTCTTCCATCTGACGTTTCAGTCTGAAAATCCCTCAAAGGGCAAAATACCCCCATGAAAATCTGTAATTGAAGCTCGAAGAATCCAGATTTTTGCAGAAGCTTGTACGAGAAACTGTGGTGATGAAGGGATTATTAGGGAGGTTGATAACGCGAACGAATCTCCGGAGCTGTAGATTGTTAACAAAAACCCATGTAGGAAATGGTTCACTTTCCACATCTCGTCGATTCCTTTATGCTTTATCTTCCAATACGCCGTATGTATTCTCTGATTTCACTTCGTTAAAGCCTTCAAAGTTTCCTTCTTCATGCCCGACATTATGGAGCCATTTTGGAGGTAAGTTTTTTTATATTCAGGTGCTTCCTCTTTTTCAATTGATGTTGTATTTGATGTGGATTTTTGCAACTACACGCGAGTAGAATTGGTGTTTTCTGGATATTTTTGGGTTTATGGGATTTTATGGGAAATGTTTGAGCGTAAGGAAGGAGAGGTAAATGTAAAGTTGGTCTCTTTCtgaattcataaatttaagattttttttccaGACAATTCATGAGCTTGAACTTGAAGCATGGATGACACTAGTTTTGAATGATTGTTTGTTTTGAAGGTGAAGGCTTTTTTCTCCTGCTTATGTATGTGGCCTTAGTATCAGAGAAAGAAATAGCAGGGCTACATGAGAACTTTTCAATGTACATTGGGAATTGAACATACGATAATAAGGAATTTGAATTCTGTTGATAATTGATGAGATTTCGTAGGAGCTGAACTTAGTCAGCGTTTAGAAATGAAAATGGAAGAACGGGAAATGCTATTTCGTCTCTGTAGTTTTCATATAGAAGCAACTAGAAGAACGATCACAAAAAttatagtgtttttttttcttgcatcATTTTTCACCTTTACAAAAAGATTAAGACTTTATAGTTTACATAGTTGATCTACTAATTGCCTCATGTGATAAATAGGTGTGTTAACTAGTACATTTTGCGAATGTTTGTATCCTGATTATGTACTTTCTGTGAACAGGCCAAAAGAGGACCATGTTTATCCAAACTCAATCAACTCCGAATCCTTTATCCCTAATGTTCTATCCTGGGAAGCCAGTTGTGGAAACTGGGAGTGCAGACTTTCCAAATGCTCGTTCTGCCATGAATTCACCTCTGGCGAAGGCCCTCTTTGGAATAGATGGTATGTATTCTCGAAACTTAGATGCTGAAGATTTAAGAGTCTTAGACGTTTAACATCTATGTTCATTTCATGGATTACTGATGTGTTGGAATGTGTTTATAATATTACTTCTCATTAGACTGGCACGGATTGTGTTTATAACATTAACTCTCGTCAGACTTTCATGGAAGAGATGCGGAAGAAAAGACACCTAATTTAGTGCAGTTACATTTTAACTCTTTAACATACTACCAAGCAGCATTTAGGCTATTAGAATAATTGTTGCTATTTTTATCATCTAGTTGACTGGCTGTGGATTCAACTTTAAATCAAGGCAGCAcccaaaacataatatattttgtatgtgcaataaaactGTCTAGAAATAAATATAGGGACAAATGTATTGCCAAAATAAGGAGCAATTTTGAGAACTAGCGCTTTTTCGAATGTGTCGCATTTTGTGCCTTATGTTATTAGAAGGCCCTTTTACTTCATATTTCACTGCCAACTTGCTTTTATGCAATCACCAATCGACTTCTCCGTCGCTCTTTGTTTTGACTTCATCATAGATTGTGCAAAACAAAGTGTTGCTTATTGGTTACTGCAACcatgaaaaagaaaagcaatAGGTGATTTATTCGCATCTGCCTAAAGCTTGGTGGACATAGTTGACCAATACCCTTGTTAGTGGGAGGACTAGCAGGTAACAGGTACAATTACCCAGTGGAGTAGTCTGCGGGGAAGCTGGCTGGAAGCCATTGTTAAAAAAGAGGAGATGCCGAATAAGTTTAGTTTTTGTATATAGATGACAGCTTGGTCACATATCAGCTTAGCTAAGAGCGTTTCATTGTAAATGCTGACCAGAGGTTTCATAAGCTGACTATGATACTGGGATGGAAGTAGACAATTACCTTTAGTGTACTTGGAATTACTTTGGGGGCAAAGCAAAACTATACTACATTTCGGAAGGAGTGATTGacaaatgtgaaaaaaaagttaaattccTTGGAGGAAATATAATTTGCCCTCTTCACCAGTAAAGAGAAATAGTATTCATCCTTGGGGGAAGGTTGACAGTTAATAGTGTACTAGATGGATCCCTATTTGCTGCatgtcattttttctttcccCAAAACGTTTAGAAGcaattaattaagatatttcTTGTGGGAAGGAGGTTGTGTCAAtgaaagatgataaaataaatggagGTGACACAAGAGTCTGATCTAGTAGCCAGTGAAGGGTGAGTAGAGAACCATGAGGTCTCAAGTCAAATCCTAACGGAGACAAAACACTTGGTGATTTCCTTGCATTTGTCCAAGCCTTGGTGACTAGAGTTATTCGGTATATATGCTGGTGGGAGATAGCATGTATTTCATGGAATTAGCCATCGGGGAGGTTGCGCGTAAGCTAACCCATACACCACGGTTATCCCCAAAAAATACAGATGGAGGTCGGTACTTAAGTAGCATAACGAGGTTTTTTTTAACCAAGTCAGAAAGATATCATTGAAAAGCATCAAGAAGATGAAGAACAGATACAAAAGCAAAAGTACTGCCAACTCCAGTACGTATGTAATTAAGTTTAAGGAGCTaacaaaactcaaaaaaataattgggCAATTTACAGGGGTGTAAGGGCCATCTAGCAGTAGAGGCTGTCTAAACAGTTAGCCTTCAAAGTATGTTGGAGTTGAAATTCCATCCAAACATATGCAGTTCCTTTCATTCCATAAATACCAAGATATTGTAGCTGGTATCATCCTCGAGATCTTTCTGATGGCTTTATCAACTCTGCAAGTCTCCAGCTTTCATAGGCATCTTTAATTGACTGAGGCTGCATCCAACTCAGtccaaaaatagagaaaaaaaaaaaatttccaaagtTATGCTGTAACTGGACAGTATATGAGTAGATGGTCAATGGGCTCCAGGTTTCTCTGCCATATATAGCTTCTATTAGTCAACTGAAAGCTCCTTCTGCTAGGTTATCTTGGGTCAAACAGGCACCTTTGAAAGCTGTTCAGGTAAAGCAGATCACCTTAGTGGGAAGTCTAGTCCACCAAATAATTTTGCAAGGCCATTTTTCAAAATCTCATTTTGAGAGCATAGATGATTGTAGCTTTGTATATGCCTTTGCTAGAACTTCCTCATGAGATTCTGTCTGGCTGTGATTCTGTTATGTTGTGGCCCTCAAGCAAAGCTAATAAGTTCAAAAGCTCTTCACACTCCCAGTCTTGTAGGTTCTTTCTGAAAGTAATATTCCAGATATTCCCCTCTCTATTATCAGCAACAGTGGATTCAGGATTGCATGCAATTGAGGCAAGTGCTGGATATAAGTCTCTAAGTACTATGTCCCCAGCCATTTATCCTTCCAGAACTTCACATGTGAATATATGATTCATTTCCAACCTTGAAGGATACGTTTTGGAAGAACCCATCCCTGTACCAAGAGATGTTTTTCTAAAGACCAATGCCATGCACTGAGTTGATGTAATCCTCTTGGTGGCCCAATTGTTCTGGAAAGAGTATAACAAGAGTTTGTTAATCAAATAACATCAGAGGTCGATGAAGAGGAATAAAGTGGAGATTAATGGTGCACAAAACCAGTGAATAGTATGCAAGGATGTTCAATCATTATATGATTAAAGGTGTATTATGGGAGGAAAACAAAATTCTGCATAAACAAATAGTTGGAGAAGTTCAGTTAGGGGCAATTTTCCAAATTTATACAATAGGATGTAACAGAGTTGCACTCTAGCAGATTGTTTTTCCGAGCGTGGACTTTTCAGAAGGATTTTCAATGGTTGGGAGATTGATGATGTGATCACATAATATTAATAGTGAATGCTGATATTGAGGACATGCAAGATTTTATATGTATTGGACTGAAACGAAGATGGAATGAATTCTTGTTACAGGGTGCTGTTAAGAAATGATTGTAAATAgttctatttaaaaaaagaaatgtttgAAAATAGTTGTCTTGGGACGATAATTAGGAAAACAAAAGCTCTGCCCAAAAAGTAGAATGTTTTGGCTGGAGTGCAATCCATGAAACTTGTCCTACATAGAAAATTTGCAGGAAAGAGGCATCATAGTATGCAAATGATGCAGTGTATTTGAAGTAACAGAGTTAACCAATCATATGTTCAGTACAGTTTACTTGGCAGATGACAGATGTGGACCATGTTCCTAAACTTACATCCAATTCATCTGTGATGCCTGGAGATCTGAAACAGACATTTACCAATCCTCAAGGGCGGAAGGTGGAAAATAATTAGATTCTGTTGGGGTTGGCTATATGAGCTTTTTGATGTCCACTTTGCTGCATTCGGACATGTTCCGTTCCGATACTCAATAAATTGGAGTTCTCTAACACACTAATCTCTAGATAATGTAAAAGGACTTCTGTCAATGCCAGACTTAAATAGTTGGTATCACGATATAGATATTTGCTTCCGTTATATTATACTTTTTGCTAGTACTGTTAtcattctatttcttttttttgtgtgtgttttgCTAAAGCCACATGAATTTCGCGTGATTTTAAGTTTAGATATTATCCCAAGACAATCCATCCATGTGTGGCATAGTCTGAAATCTCAATGAATAGGGAATTTTATGACTTAAGTTTGACTTGTATATAATGTAGGTAAGTCATTCAGATAAGCGGTAATTGAGAAAATATCACGTAACTGCTTAGAtgcataattttgatatatttgaatcATGAAACATACCAATTGATTTTTGTAGAATTATGTCAAACATCTGGGAGGCCTAGAAGGAGATTGTGTCAAATAAATTAGACAGGGGaagtattattgttattgttctttGCTTTTTCATTTATGCGCCTAAGAGTTGAATCCTGTTTCCTTCTTGCAGGGATTACACGCGTATTTTTTGGATCAGATTTTATTACTGTAACAAAAAGTGAAGAAGCATCCTGGGATTTCCTCAAACCTGAAATATTTGCAGCAATTATGGATTTCTATTCCTCCGGGAACCCAGTATTCCTCGACTCCAGTACTGCAGCCTCCATGGATACAGCTATTCATGAGGATGATTCAGAAACAGTTGCAATGATCAAGGAACTTTTAGAGACTCGTATTCGTCCAGCTGTACAAGATGATGGTGGGGACATTGTATACCGAGGATTCGACCCAGATACAGGAGTAGTCAAATTGAAAATGCAAGGTGCATGTAGTGGTTGTCCTAGCTCATCAGTTACCCTTAAATCTGGTATCGAGAATATGCTCATGCATTATGTGCCCGAGGTAAAAAGTGTGGAACAGGAACTGGATGAAGACGAACAACCTGCATTAACCGGGGCAGCACACGAGTAGTATTACTGTTATAGTTCCTTCAGTTGAGTTGATTTGCTGAGAGAGAGATCTCAATTAGGGGGAGACAGGACTTGTTCATGCTCCTCCATGGAAAGAGTGAGTAAAGTTGGATAGTAGTTTTAATGACATCCTAATAAATAGTTCGAATCAAGTAGTTTTTTCTTAAACaatgtgtatttgttttatGAAATTCATCAAGTATTAAATTTGAAATCCAGTTATAGACAATTAATGTTGTCATTCTAGAATTTAGAAGCTATAAACCCTTTGAGTGGTTAGATTGGGACTTTCATGTTGGAGGTCTCTAGTTCGAAATCCCTTCtcagcgaaagcaaggggtttgccttctgggcGAATTCGTCGCATCCGCTTGtctagtgcgggttacctctcctatgtaagttgcgagctattgcataggaatGGAGTTTTACCCTGCGCACTCAAAAGATTTAGTAGAAACTATTGAAATGAGCTTATGAAGAGACAGATAGTGTGAAAGGtcatttataatttgtttttctaGTTTCATAATAAGTTGTTTCTCTAATTTTTAAGCACCTTATTCTTaggtaatatatttttcaaaacattttgtTTAACCAAATGTGAGAAATTGAAGGGGTGAGTGACTCAAGAATGAAACTAGTGAAGTGTTTGTTTTATGCCCCAAAtttattaatgatgaattttgtgattttattcccctaaacaatatttaaaatcataaaaaaaaaaagagttcaaATATGAGAtaagacataaaataatttagtgATGAGCTGATATTTAAGTAGTCACAATCTGAAATAGATGCATATTTAATTAGGGTTTCCATCTTTCTATTCATGATCAATTTGTCATCAAgaatattaaattaaagaatatttggCAAACCTTCAACCAATTGGACTTATCTAACCATTAAATGTTGTGGAAAGGTAAGTGGATAtgtatgatataaatataaataatatgatattattaaattagtttcatatgattttttttgatattttttagtttgatGACTTTATTTACAAATAGACTGTAAAATTCTAAGCTCAAAGGATACTTTCTGTTATTTTATTTGGTCCATGTCAATTTGATTATTCTACTAAAAAACTTACTAATTAGGAATCTATttactaattatattttgaaattttaaattattttactcatatattatttattaattagagtaatatgaaaattgatagtaagtttattttaatttgttataatagaaaagtaatttttttgtactcatccaattaaaaaaaaagcacaTACAATATAATTATGGctcaattatttaaattcacTTTTCAAACAATACtcccacaaaaaaaaagtttgtcatgccatttttctcttttcaaaaagagaaaagaaatattttttcttttatgaatgaaaatttaaaccatttaattttccaataaaaagtaaaaataaaaaaacaaattccaCAACTTTCTTGTGTTGTCTCTATCATACGGTGATACACGCATcttcttaataatatttatttagattataattttttaaaaaataatataattatgtaGATACtgaatattcaaaatataagaaattattttctaaaaaatttttttttcgaGAAAATCTTTTTCATCGCACAAGACactattcattttttcatttttttattattattattattaaaaaattatgaattaatataataatattagacAAATTAACATTAGCAATGGGGATCACCCATACTGACCAAATACTAACTAACTTTttgtaaaataagttttttttatatcataCTAAGcacatttaaatttatttaaaaaatacacacacatatttaaaatttcaaaaaaataaaataaaaaatgaaaagtgatATACAAGAACAAGGCTAGTGCATGCCACAATCAATCAAACACACAGCAATCACTTTCCaacttttgtcattttcttaCATTTCATGATCCAATTCACTTTTTAgcacaataatttatttaaaaaatagccACATTGGACACAAAACCTCAGTAGAACACAcgattcactagtgtctacacGTGCAAACCACCCCCCTAACCCCCACcaacccaccccaccccaccccaccctaGTTGGGGTAGGtgagtttttatttttcaagaagtACTACTCTCAAAAGCACAATGTACAACTCTTTAAAGCAATAAAAAGCAAATCTTGATGACTAGTGTGGGTATGTCATGTTatacattaataaaaatcaaatctttagaTACCCTTTGGtttaaatctataaaaaaagTCATAAAGTTGTTGTCTTTATATAACAGAAATTAGTTAttcctaattttttattttgatgtgtTGTTTCTTGAAGTGTTGAGATTGAGGGAGgaggaaaaaaaacaagaaaaaagagagatgGGGTTTGAGGGtatgaaaaagttgaaacctTTATTGCATTTGTTGTTACCATTATGTGTTCATTGGATTGCTGAAGAGATGACTGTTTCTGTGCTTGTTGATGTTACTACTGGTGCTCTTTGTCCAGGCAAAACCACTTGTTCTGAAGCTATTTACATCAATGGTGTTCAACAAACAGTATGTAATCTTATTCTCTTTTACCTATAAGGGGTTGTTTTGTTTCGTGGTAAAAGGATAATAATCTCGATATAAAATTTGagattagttttatttttgtttgaggTACTAGCtaattttgagattattttattcCATCTGTAGTGATATGATGGGGTTACTGTTCCATATAGAATGGcggaataaaataatttcatgaatATCCTTGCTTATCACATCCCGCATACCAAGTCACCCTTTACTGTCTGCATATTCTTTTCTTTGAGGAATCTTGATATTGTTGAGCTTTAGATGgtcacacacacaaaaaagaaTATCTCCACGTGTTTGAACCATGAAAAAGAATCAATCCCATGAGGCGCGTGTTGAGACATAATATAATTCAGTAATTAAGGTGTTCTCTCCATAAACTTTTAGACAATTCGGTCACAGAATTTAATATGGTAGCAGAACAGGTCCTGGTTGAAATCTCATTtccataagaaaaaaaaaaaggaagaaaatttaTGTGTTTGGCCCATGAAATAGAATCAGACCATGAGGCGCGTGTTAAGATATACTCATATAATTGAAAGTATTTAAGGTCTATTCTCCTTTAAAAACTGAGCTTTTAGATGTGATGGTCACCTAATTTAATTGTTTCGTTCTGTTTGAGTGCTTATTGATTCCGTTATTTGGATTTGGAAATAGGACAGTGATtgaacatttgaaaaaaaaaaggaaatcttgCCCCTGGACTGAGTAAGGAGCTTGTTATGTAGAGGAAAGGCACTTGTTTCCTTAGTGGACTTTTCGTTGAAGTAGATACTAATATTAGTTGTATGAAACTATAACGTATCTTGTCGGGATGGTGGTAATGATTTTGTTCAGCATTGAACTATTCAGTtacatcttctttttctttttgtcagTGTTTAAGTAGAAGAACATTATTGTGATTCTTGATTAGTGTTTAAATAGATTTACCCGTGCTGCCTTTAGCATTTTCTCGTCAAGGCTTTCTCATGTCTGCTTAGGACGgtgaagtgtgtgtgtgtgggggtggggggtggggtggggtcaCGTCAATTCAATTTGTTTTGTGTAACCAGCAGTGTGCAAAATTCTTTTACAGAAAGTGCAGCACCCATCCTATGGCTTTTTTGCTGTTCTATAGCATTAATGAATGTTTTCTACACGCAGATCGTTGGAATATTCAAGATGATAGTCCTTCCTATCCTAGGTCAGCTTGCAGATGAGTATGGGCGTAAACCACTTCTTATTCTCACTGTATCTACAACAATTATTCCTTTCGGTACGTAATGCTACAATCATCAGTAAACATTTTGGTAATTTCTATCTGAAGTGTGCTTCCCACTTGATGGTGTGGCATAAACTTTTTCTGTATTCTCTATTCATTCTAATTGTTTCTCGACAAGATTGAGTGGTGTGGTAAATTtgacaaagaaaaatatgtttctAAATTACAGAGAGAATTTCTAATGTACTTAAACTTCAAGAGAACTGAACTTGATCATCAGGGCCAACTAGTCAACTATCCCATGTTCTATAGGTTACTAATCTTTTCCTGATTTAGGTGATTATGCTTACTGGGGCACGTCTGACATTAGCATTTTGACTTGACTTTAAAGTGCATTTATATGGATTTCTTCTATGTAAAGACCTCTATATCACTGCTTGTTCAGCTGAGGGTCTTCTGGAAACAG is a genomic window containing:
- the LOC107005116 gene encoding nifU-like protein 4, mitochondrial, with the translated sequence MKGLLGRLITRTNLRSCRLLTKTHVGNGSLSTSRRFLYALSSNTPYVFSDFTSLKPSKFPSSCPTLWSHFGGQKRTMFIQTQSTPNPLSLMFYPGKPVVETGSADFPNARSAMNSPLAKALFGIDGITRVFFGSDFITVTKSEEASWDFLKPEIFAAIMDFYSSGNPVFLDSSTAASMDTAIHEDDSETVAMIKELLETRIRPAVQDDGGDIVYRGFDPDTGVVKLKMQGACSGCPSSSVTLKSGIENMLMHYVPEVKSVEQELDEDEQPALTGAAHE